A region from the Colwellia sp. PAMC 21821 genome encodes:
- a CDS encoding carbohydrate binding family 9 domain-containing protein has protein sequence MKFSIRGLSALATAFLLFTQPSIAQENTLKLAQLNIPHVDLDLTIDGELNDAIWQQALAIDLNIVNSPWNNKPSPVSTTAKIVENGEFLYIAFIAQDPNPELIQGFLGDRDTRWVDDLVGLKLDTYNNRRLNYEFFVNPFGVQHDGIANEMTGKSDSAWDGIWESVGKITDAGFQVEMAIPYHILNFDDNDDVKTWAIELIRLYPRDSRLRISHIELNRNDACWLCQMPEITGFKAAKASKNLMLTPTLVASKSESREIFAPKTDWQSENDIDAGLDLRWGINANTLLNVTVNPDFSNVESDAGQLSVNKTFSLFYDEKRQFFVENSEYFSSDFDLVYTRNIADPEYGAKLTGTQGSHSYGAFMTNDTQTNIILPGNTNSRLISLDAESESGAIKYRYDVNDDLSFGVISTLRQTDNYHNFVSGIDSKYRLNDSNSFQAQILLADTKDAAQYTLSGQAESFNDHAFKIKYKHDSEYWQVFAEHQEIGAKFRADLGFMPRADYQKSNVLVNRLVYGEPDSTWQKMKFAGQWQVLHNENGELLERSVASNFNIDGPMLSVFDVMFVAADKVGLRRHELDFSLPIDNTIDDNTDRFQENQAVIYGAIQPTTQFFTELELTVGDKIDYENNRLGDYIALYAGVSYNVTKHLEFELSHTYSDLEAENASVFTENLTELRISYQFNVNSYLKFNLVYTDIDFNLDNNASAYTAKDNNLSTQLIYAYKINPQTVFYLGYSDNSYQDDRLKSISREQRTIYSKISYAWLP, from the coding sequence TTGAAGTTTAGTATTCGTGGCCTATCTGCACTTGCCACCGCATTTTTACTATTTACACAGCCAAGTATTGCACAAGAAAATACGCTAAAATTGGCACAGTTAAATATCCCTCATGTTGACCTAGATCTGACCATTGACGGTGAGTTAAATGATGCTATTTGGCAGCAAGCACTTGCTATAGATCTTAACATTGTTAATAGCCCATGGAACAACAAACCAAGCCCAGTTTCAACAACGGCTAAAATTGTTGAAAATGGTGAGTTTCTCTATATCGCATTTATTGCACAAGACCCTAATCCTGAATTAATTCAAGGTTTTTTAGGTGATCGTGATACACGCTGGGTCGATGATCTCGTCGGATTAAAGTTAGATACTTACAATAATCGGCGCTTAAATTACGAGTTTTTTGTTAATCCGTTCGGTGTTCAACACGACGGCATTGCGAATGAAATGACCGGAAAGTCTGATTCCGCATGGGATGGTATATGGGAATCTGTTGGTAAAATTACTGACGCCGGCTTTCAAGTAGAAATGGCAATTCCCTATCATATTTTAAATTTTGACGATAATGATGACGTAAAAACTTGGGCGATTGAATTAATCCGACTATACCCACGTGACTCACGTTTACGTATATCTCACATTGAACTTAATCGCAACGATGCCTGTTGGTTATGTCAAATGCCTGAAATTACGGGATTTAAAGCTGCTAAAGCCAGTAAAAATTTGATGTTAACACCGACATTAGTCGCCAGCAAAAGCGAAAGTCGCGAAATATTTGCGCCAAAAACAGACTGGCAAAGTGAAAACGACATTGATGCCGGCTTAGATCTGCGTTGGGGCATTAACGCCAATACATTATTGAATGTTACCGTAAATCCGGACTTTTCAAATGTTGAATCAGACGCCGGCCAATTGAGTGTGAATAAAACTTTTTCATTGTTTTATGATGAGAAACGCCAATTTTTTGTTGAAAACTCAGAATATTTTTCCAGTGACTTTGACCTTGTTTACACGCGCAATATAGCGGATCCAGAATACGGTGCTAAACTCACTGGCACTCAAGGTAGTCATAGTTATGGCGCGTTTATGACTAATGATACGCAAACCAATATTATTCTGCCGGGGAACACAAATTCTCGATTAATTTCCCTAGACGCAGAAAGCGAATCTGGTGCAATAAAGTATCGTTATGATGTTAACGACGATTTATCGTTTGGTGTTATTAGTACTTTGCGACAAACCGACAATTATCATAACTTTGTCTCGGGCATAGACTCAAAATACCGTTTAAATGACTCAAATTCATTTCAAGCTCAAATATTATTGGCCGATACCAAAGACGCGGCGCAATATACCCTGAGTGGTCAGGCAGAAAGCTTTAACGACCATGCCTTTAAAATAAAATATAAACATGACTCTGAATATTGGCAGGTATTTGCTGAACACCAAGAAATAGGCGCAAAATTTCGTGCCGATTTAGGCTTTATGCCACGCGCTGATTATCAAAAAAGTAACGTACTGGTTAATCGCTTAGTCTATGGAGAGCCTGATAGCACTTGGCAAAAAATGAAGTTTGCTGGCCAATGGCAAGTATTACACAACGAAAATGGTGAATTATTAGAGCGCTCTGTTGCTTCTAATTTCAATATCGACGGCCCAATGTTGTCAGTTTTTGATGTGATGTTCGTTGCCGCAGATAAAGTAGGTTTACGTCGCCATGAATTAGATTTTAGTTTACCTATTGATAACACCATTGACGATAACACTGATCGCTTTCAAGAAAACCAAGCCGTTATCTATGGCGCTATTCAACCAACTACGCAATTTTTTACTGAACTTGAGCTGACGGTGGGCGACAAAATTGATTATGAAAATAATAGATTAGGCGACTATATCGCGCTTTATGCAGGTGTAAGTTATAACGTGACTAAGCATTTAGAGTTTGAACTTTCTCATACTTATAGTGACTTAGAAGCCGAAAATGCCAGTGTATTCACGGAAAACTTAACCGAGCTTCGTATTTCATATCAGTTTAATGTTAATAGCTATTTAAAGTTTAACCTGGTTTATACCGATATAGACTTTAACCTAGATAATAACGCTAGCGCTTATACAGCAAAGGATAATAATTTATCAACACAGCTAATTTATGCCTATAAAATTAACCCTCAAACTGTGTTCTACTTGGGTTATTCAGATAATAGTTATCAAGATGATAGATTAAAAAGTATTTCGCGCGAGCAGCGTACAATTTATAGTAAAATCAGTTATGCGTGGTTGCCATAG
- a CDS encoding RDD family protein: protein MTDNLNKSSDKSNAKNSHEDNSKMAKIKAKADKLSGKETRAILTPFAFKIDKSLFGISLAVPWQRAMALSVDLVLVALLSGAPGELLAVLVAITLFNIGSKKRAKKLGKISGIKETALRIFAALIVFVILIDILPKFFSNLDTFNHRVEQAGQNQDALSGNKSSQSNKQAMTENENKNNDFIKGALTLAASVAISRSECEQYSCWLELSEGLSSAYAEQTTSSVGMNKFNAYLIDSIADNSRLTPQEITQLNSHLQKLDKNKEIKQQADTLTIDENNVPTTAEKAKAISENIETKIADLTALNEKDKDKAVPAETELPNPAVYKGFAWLQGLVEDLGLGFGWAAFYFTMFTALWYGQTPGKRLFSIRVVQLDGTPLSIWDSFGRYGGYGAGIATGLLGFAQIFWDPNRQAIQDKISSTIVVNDKGFDRKTNKKKVNKTADDLA, encoded by the coding sequence GTGACAGATAACCTTAATAAAAGTTCTGATAAAAGTAATGCAAAAAATAGTCATGAAGATAATTCAAAAATGGCGAAAATCAAGGCTAAAGCTGACAAACTATCAGGTAAAGAAACCCGCGCAATACTAACACCCTTTGCTTTTAAAATAGATAAATCTCTATTTGGTATTTCATTAGCCGTTCCGTGGCAACGTGCAATGGCATTATCAGTAGATTTAGTTTTAGTTGCGCTGCTAAGTGGCGCACCAGGTGAATTATTAGCGGTTTTAGTGGCGATAACATTATTCAACATTGGCAGTAAAAAGCGCGCTAAAAAATTAGGAAAAATAAGCGGTATAAAAGAAACTGCTTTACGTATTTTTGCCGCACTTATTGTTTTTGTTATCTTAATCGATATCTTGCCAAAATTTTTCTCAAACTTGGATACTTTTAATCATCGTGTTGAGCAAGCAGGGCAGAACCAAGATGCGCTGTCGGGTAATAAAAGTAGTCAAAGTAATAAACAAGCCATGACAGAAAATGAAAATAAAAATAATGACTTTATCAAAGGCGCACTGACCTTAGCGGCTAGTGTTGCTATTTCTCGTAGTGAATGTGAGCAATATTCATGCTGGCTGGAGTTGAGCGAAGGTTTATCATCAGCTTATGCAGAGCAAACTACATCATCGGTAGGGATGAATAAATTTAACGCGTACTTAATTGATAGTATTGCTGATAATAGCCGCTTAACACCGCAAGAAATTACGCAGTTAAACTCGCACTTACAAAAATTAGATAAGAATAAAGAGATAAAGCAGCAAGCTGATACACTTACAATTGATGAAAATAATGTGCCTACCACTGCTGAAAAAGCCAAAGCCATTAGCGAAAATATTGAAACTAAAATAGCTGATTTAACTGCGTTGAATGAGAAAGATAAAGATAAAGCTGTGCCTGCAGAAACTGAACTACCGAATCCAGCAGTATATAAAGGCTTTGCTTGGCTTCAAGGTTTAGTTGAAGATCTAGGGCTAGGCTTTGGTTGGGCGGCATTCTATTTTACTATGTTTACTGCACTTTGGTACGGTCAAACCCCGGGAAAAAGACTTTTTAGCATTCGGGTTGTACAGCTTGATGGGACACCTTTATCCATTTGGGATAGTTTTGGACGTTATGGTGGTTATGGCGCAGGTATTGCTACCGGCTTACTGGGTTTTGCTCAGATATTTTGGGATCCTAATCGACAAGCCATTCAAGATAAAATTTCATCTACCATTGTCGTGAATGACAAAGGTTTTGACCGAAAAACGAATAAGAAAAAAGTTAACAAGACTGCTGACGATCTAGCTTAA